A region of the Streptomyces sp. NBC_00442 genome:
CCGGGGCAAGGACGACCAGCCGGTCCCGCTGATCGTGCAGAAGGCCGACGGCGGCTTCGGCTACGCGGCCTCCGACCTCTCGGCGATCCGCGACCGGGTCACCGAGCTGCACGCCACGTCGCTGATCTACGTCGTGGACGTACGGCAGTCGCTGCACTTCAAGATGGTCTTCGAGACGGCCCGCCGGGCGGGCTGGCTCGGCGACGACGTCACCGCGCACAACATGGGCTACGGCACGGTGCTCGGCGCGGACGGCAAGCCGTTCAAGACCCGTGAGGGCGAGACGGTCAAGCTGGAGGACCTCCTCGACGAGGCCGCCGAGCGGGCCACCGCCGTCGTGCGCGACAAGGCCGACAAGGTGGGCCTGACCGAGGAGGAGATCGTCGAGAACGGCCGGTACGTCGGCATCGGCGCGGTCAAGTACGCGGACCTCTCCACCTCCGCGAACCGGGACTACAAGTTCGACCTGGACCAGATGGTGTCGCTCAACGGCGACACGTCGGTGTACCTCCAGTACGCGTACGCCCGGATCAAGTCGATCCTCCGCAAGGCCGGGGCCGCCTCGCCCGCCGCCCACCCCGAGCTCGAACTGGCCCCGGCGGAGCGGGCGTTGGGCCTGCACCTGGACGCGTTCGGCGACACGGTGTTCGAGGCCTCGGCCGAGTACGCGCCGCACAAGGTGGCCGCGTACCTGTTCCAGCTGGCGTCGCTGTTCACGACCTTCTACGACCAGTGCCCGGTCCTGAAGGCCGACACCGAGGCCCAGGTCGAGAACCGCCTCTTCCTGTGCGAGCTGACCGCCCGGACGCTGAACCGGGGCATGGCCCTGCTCGGCATCCGCACCCCCGAGCGGCTGTAGTCGGCGGCAGCACTCAGATCCAACTCCCGTGTGGGGCCGCCCGGTTCACCCGACGTCCAGGTGGTCCCACACATTGGTGTCCAGGCGGTACTCGAACGCCGGGCGCCCCTTGACCGCACTGGTGTGGAACGGCTTCCCGTTGTCGTCCACGCGGATCTTGTCCGACCGGTCGCCGCTGCTCCAGCTGACCTCCAGGTACCAGGTGACGTCGTGCGCCTCGGTGTGCACGTCCAGGTCGAGGACCTCGGGGTCGCTCGTGGACACCTTGAAGGGGAAGTCCTTCGCCGGCACCTTCTCGTCGCCCTGATGACCGGCGACCGGTTTGCTGACGGGCTGGGCCGCGTCCAGGTCGATGTCGAAGGTCTGCGGCACGACACCGCCGCCGCAGCCCGAACCCATCGAATACGCCGTCCAGTCCAGCGGCGCCTGGCGGCCCACCACCCGCACGTCGACCCCCGTGATCACCACCGACTCCTGGCGCTTGCCGGTCGCGGTCAGCTCCAGCTTCAGGTTCCCGCCGTCGACGCCGCCCAGCGCCCGCGCCCACGACAGCCGGTCCTGCACGCTGGACGGGGGCGGCGGCACCGCGCCCGGCTTCTGGTCCAGCAGATAGAACTTCCCGCACGGCGTGTCCCAGTCGTACGAGCTGATGCCGACGCTCAGCGGCGCGGGCCCCGGCGCCACCTGCCTCTTCTCGCTCTTGGGACTGGGGGCGCCCGAAGAGGAGCGCGCGGAGGGTGAGCCGGACGGGCCGGTGCTGCCGCTCGGGCTCGGGCTCGGGCTCGCGCTGGTGCTGGGCGACGGCCGGAGGGTCTTCGCGGCCGGTGTCGTACTCGCCTTGGCATCGGCGACGGTCTCGCTTCCGGCCGGGCCGCCCGACAGCGTGACGACGGCCGTCGCCGAGACGGCGAGCGCGACGACGCCGGCCCCGATGAGCGCGAGCCGCGTCTTCCTCGTGCCGAACCGGCCCCCCACGACCGGCCCTGAGCCGCGCCCGCGTTCCGGCGCGACCGGGCCGACGA
Encoded here:
- a CDS encoding helix-turn-helix domain-containing protein; this translates as MATTESEQFAALLRELKDRSGRSYGVLAGRLHMSTSTLHRYCNGDAVPNEYAPVERLARLCGAGPEESVELHRRWILADEARRRSRAANSGSAAGAAAGSASASGTEPASGSGVVPVPAGERPEPEDSGDPEDSGDPEEAGERAESGERAESGEYAPSVADSRAAEDAAAGTSRLVAVTPGGEEAGPAGEDELPVVGPVAPERGRGSGPVVGGRFGTRKTRLALIGAGVVALAVSATAVVTLSGGPAGSETVADAKASTTPAAKTLRPSPSTSASPSPSPSGSTGPSGSPSARSSSGAPSPKSEKRQVAPGPAPLSVGISSYDWDTPCGKFYLLDQKPGAVPPPPSSVQDRLSWARALGGVDGGNLKLELTATGKRQESVVITGVDVRVVGRQAPLDWTAYSMGSGCGGGVVPQTFDIDLDAAQPVSKPVAGHQGDEKVPAKDFPFKVSTSDPEVLDLDVHTEAHDVTWYLEVSWSSGDRSDKIRVDDNGKPFHTSAVKGRPAFEYRLDTNVWDHLDVG